In Desulfovibrio sp. UIB00, the following are encoded in one genomic region:
- a CDS encoding KamA family radical SAM protein: MEAEPCWKCLDWKKELANNVVTIDQLKQYATFSPQEEATLREVAKVHPVNIPRYYLSLIDKNDPSDPIRRMCFPDAEELVVAGSMGATTADPYGDDKHDKGNGVLHKYDCTALLVTTECCAMHCRHCFRRRIVGHSSQQTLRNFAGALQYIADHPKINNVILSGGDPLTLATPVLQKMLEGLAGIDHVDFVRIGTRIPVTYPLRIFDDTLMDALRTFAERKALYIATHYNHAREITLTSAEAIKRLRLCGATINNQAVLLRGVNDSTEDIVKLMNRLLSIGVNPYYLYQCMPVSRVRHHFQLPLKQGIAIVDKAKAQLSGYGKRFKYIIGHDIGKLEICGMSEGNIVLKQMHARIGHEEQASRIIIQKLDDDAGWVEL, translated from the coding sequence ATGGAAGCTGAACCTTGCTGGAAATGCCTAGACTGGAAAAAGGAACTTGCCAACAATGTCGTCACCATCGACCAGTTGAAGCAATACGCCACCTTCAGTCCACAGGAGGAAGCGACGCTTCGTGAAGTCGCCAAGGTGCACCCGGTCAACATTCCCCGCTATTATCTGAGCCTTATAGATAAAAACGATCCCAGCGATCCCATCCGCCGTATGTGCTTCCCTGATGCGGAAGAACTGGTGGTTGCCGGATCCATGGGCGCGACAACTGCCGACCCCTACGGCGACGACAAGCATGACAAGGGCAATGGCGTACTGCATAAATACGACTGCACTGCACTGCTGGTCACGACAGAATGCTGCGCCATGCACTGCCGCCACTGCTTTCGCCGCCGCATTGTAGGACACTCCAGCCAGCAGACCCTGCGCAACTTTGCCGGGGCGCTGCAATACATTGCCGACCATCCCAAGATCAACAACGTCATTCTTTCCGGCGGCGACCCCCTGACGCTGGCAACCCCGGTGCTGCAAAAAATGCTGGAGGGGCTGGCCGGGATCGACCATGTGGATTTTGTACGCATCGGTACGCGCATTCCGGTCACATATCCGCTACGCATCTTTGACGACACCCTCATGGACGCCCTGCGCACCTTTGCTGAGCGCAAGGCTCTGTACATTGCCACGCACTACAATCATGCGCGCGAGATCACGCTCACCTCGGCCGAGGCCATCAAGAGGCTGCGCCTGTGCGGGGCCACCATCAACAATCAGGCGGTGCTGCTGCGCGGCGTCAACGACAGTACGGAAGACATTGTCAAACTGATGAACCGTCTGCTTTCCATTGGTGTGAACCCGTATTATCTGTACCAGTGCATGCCGGTCTCACGAGTGCGGCACCATTTTCAACTGCCGCTCAAGCAGGGCATCGCCATTGTGGACAAGGCAAAGGCGCAACTCAGCGGCTATGGCAAGCGCTTCAAGTACATAATCGGCCACGACATCGGCAAGCTGGAAATCTGCGGCATGAGCGAGGGCAATATTGTTCTCAAGCAGATGCATGCCCGCATCGGGCACGAAGAACAGGCCTCGCGCATCATCATCCAAAAGCTTGATGACGATGCCGGATGGGTTGAACTGTAG
- a CDS encoding alpha/beta fold hydrolase: MQHTATTLFCIPHAGGNTAFYARFNEFFPAWITVRPLELPGKGRRCRERLLTSMESMGRDLLEQIRSAAHTGPYALFGHSMGGMLAFLCAHFACDAALPLPTALFISSATTPGRMRTGISSPVDQLPKGALWDYVARMGGIPPEIAQSQDFRNYLEPVLRADFMAIEGWQPAPYSPLPLPIHTTIGSHDLVTEADALHWQTLTDAQCTVRTFSGGHFYVQDHWQELADHMARALHTAG, from the coding sequence ATGCAACACACGGCTACAACACTTTTCTGTATTCCCCACGCCGGAGGCAATACCGCCTTTTATGCGAGGTTCAACGAATTTTTTCCGGCATGGATCACCGTAAGACCTCTGGAACTGCCAGGCAAAGGCCGCCGCTGCCGGGAACGGCTGCTTACCAGCATGGAAAGCATGGGGCGCGACCTGCTGGAACAGATACGCTCTGCCGCCCACACTGGCCCCTATGCCCTGTTCGGTCACAGCATGGGCGGGATGCTGGCCTTTCTTTGCGCGCATTTTGCCTGCGATGCGGCGCTGCCCTTGCCTACGGCCCTGTTCATTTCGTCCGCCACCACGCCAGGCCGGATGCGCACCGGGATTTCATCCCCTGTTGATCAGCTCCCCAAAGGCGCGCTGTGGGACTACGTGGCCCGCATGGGCGGCATTCCGCCCGAGATTGCGCAGTCGCAGGATTTCAGAAACTACCTTGAACCTGTGCTCCGCGCTGACTTTATGGCCATAGAAGGATGGCAGCCCGCCCCCTACAGCCCGTTACCCTTGCCCATCCACACCACCATTGGCAGCCATGATCTCGTTACCGAGGCTGACGCCCTGCACTGGCAAACCCTGACAGATGCGCAATGCACGGTGCGCACCTTCAGCGGCGGCCATTTTTACGTTCAGGATCACTGGCAGGAATTGGCAGACCACATGGCGCGCGCCCTTCATACGGCGGGTTAG
- a CDS encoding 4'-phosphopantetheinyl transferase superfamily protein, with product MLAQHFCNWRAPSAPEKSILCVGLELENIAEWPSQCALHTSPQEQQEAGRYLHIEDAARHLAGRALARRLLRAAFGQDCVAEFARSPYGKPFCPGVSADFSISHSGSMVWVALCRCASVGIDVESMRPLPDAAELTSQLHPQEQKDLLSLPQAELQTAFYRCWTRKEAIIKAVGMGLSIPLQSFSVNTGPQDSGWIASFTANAAQGTATMLEDGGQWTSLDIRTTEDYQCSVAAHSSCLDVVVCLAR from the coding sequence GTGCTGGCGCAACATTTTTGCAACTGGCGCGCACCGTCCGCCCCGGAAAAGTCCATCCTGTGTGTTGGCCTGGAGCTTGAAAACATCGCTGAATGGCCCAGCCAGTGCGCGCTACACACCTCCCCACAGGAGCAACAAGAGGCCGGACGCTATCTGCATATAGAAGATGCGGCGCGGCATCTGGCAGGCAGGGCGCTGGCGCGGCGTCTGCTGCGCGCCGCCTTTGGGCAGGATTGCGTCGCAGAGTTTGCCCGCTCCCCTTATGGCAAGCCCTTTTGCCCCGGAGTATCCGCTGATTTTTCCATCAGCCATTCGGGCAGCATGGTATGGGTGGCCCTTTGCCGATGCGCGAGCGTGGGCATTGATGTGGAAAGCATGCGCCCCCTGCCCGATGCGGCGGAGCTGACCAGCCAGCTGCACCCGCAGGAGCAAAAAGACCTGCTGTCCCTGCCCCAGGCGGAGCTGCAAACGGCCTTTTACCGCTGCTGGACGCGCAAGGAGGCCATAATCAAGGCTGTGGGCATGGGCCTGAGCATTCCCCTGCAAAGCTTTAGCGTAAACACCGGGCCGCAAGACAGCGGCTGGATAGCATCCTTCACTGCAAACGCCGCCCAAGGCACAGCTACAATGCTTGAGGATGGCGGGCAATGGACAAGCCTCGACATCAGAACAACAGAGGATTACCAGTGCAGCGTGGCGGCTCATAGCTCCTGCCTTGACGTTGTGGTCTGCCTTGCCCGTTGA
- a CDS encoding ABC transporter substrate binding protein, giving the protein MSSRLGSFFATLAAAFCCAIFLCANVQAAPQREPVEQMTASAPAPSQPKASRLKVAAYFEAGPYWEFTLLQKEIIKALRQRGVADRITLPDELYISPGWDASESVYRAEARKLMQNPNIDVIISMGTEATKALLAENNGKTPIMSVDVADPAGAGIVDRATGKGAANLTIRYTKDKWFKVFALFHEALPFLRLGIMYHDSPEGLSYSNVREAREVARERGFTLVEYPFLDKAESMESCTKGVDRLLAAGVDAFYISALNCFDWTQANPQAIFDTLNAHHIKTFARDGSVHVRRGALMGLSTLDYVPLGKFYADHIAAQLGLLPPNAQLETAAYTPKIALNLVTAQKMGMDLPLILLISADELFDVTLAGVDKTAVAQ; this is encoded by the coding sequence ATGAGCAGCCGCCTCGGATCGTTCTTCGCCACACTTGCCGCAGCGTTTTGCTGCGCAATATTCCTGTGCGCAAACGTGCAGGCGGCCCCCCAGCGCGAGCCTGTGGAACAGATGACAGCGTCAGCCCCGGCGCCCTCCCAGCCCAAAGCCTCGCGCCTCAAGGTTGCGGCCTATTTTGAAGCCGGACCGTACTGGGAGTTTACCCTGCTGCAAAAAGAAATCATCAAAGCGCTGCGGCAACGCGGGGTTGCCGACCGCATTACCCTGCCGGACGAGCTGTACATCAGCCCCGGCTGGGATGCCTCTGAGAGCGTTTACCGCGCAGAGGCCCGCAAACTGATGCAAAATCCGAATATCGATGTCATCATCAGTATGGGAACAGAGGCCACCAAGGCCCTGCTTGCCGAAAACAACGGCAAAACGCCCATCATGAGCGTTGACGTGGCAGACCCGGCAGGCGCTGGCATTGTGGATCGCGCCACCGGCAAGGGCGCCGCCAACCTGACCATCCGCTACACCAAGGACAAATGGTTCAAGGTCTTTGCCCTGTTTCATGAGGCGCTGCCCTTTCTTCGCCTTGGCATCATGTATCACGACAGCCCCGAGGGACTTTCATACTCCAACGTGCGGGAAGCGCGCGAGGTTGCGCGCGAGCGCGGCTTTACTCTTGTGGAGTACCCCTTTCTGGACAAGGCGGAGAGCATGGAATCGTGCACCAAAGGCGTGGACAGGCTGTTGGCAGCTGGCGTGGATGCCTTTTACATTTCGGCCCTCAACTGCTTTGACTGGACGCAGGCCAACCCGCAGGCCATCTTTGACACGCTCAACGCCCACCACATCAAGACCTTTGCGCGCGACGGCAGCGTACACGTGCGCAGGGGCGCGCTGATGGGGCTTTCGACCCTTGACTATGTTCCCCTTGGCAAATTTTATGCTGACCATATTGCCGCCCAGCTTGGCCTGCTGCCGCCTAATGCCCAGCTTGAGACTGCGGCCTACACGCCCAAGATTGCGCTGAATCTGGTGACGGCCCAGAAGATGGGCATGGATCTACCGCTGATTCTGCTCATTTCGGCAGACGAACTCTTTGACGTCACACTGGCGGGCGTTGATAAAACGGCCGTTGCTCAATAA